The DNA sequence TGTCGCTACTTGAGAGACCTCAATGGAGTTATAGCCGATGTCATGTAATTTTTTCAATGTTTCATAAGGCCCGACTTCTTCAAAACTTTTTTTTACAGTTGATGCTTGTACACCTATCTTAACTTTAGCCATGTATGATTTCCTCCATTTCGATTGTACGTTTTTCTTTCGACGATGCTTTCATCGCATCGATCATCAGCATCGCTGGCAAGGCCTCCCGGACCGTCACATAATCATCCGTGTCTGCTTCGATCGCGTTGTAAAAACGCTGGATCAGGGCAGAATGACTCGGACCGTAGTAAAATTTCGTCCCTTGCATCGGTGTGTCCTGCAGGTGCAGTTCTTTTTCACCGGAACTGTTCGAACGATACAAACAGTTATCCTTGATTGTGAATTTTGCCCTTTCAGTGATGACCTGCAATTCCACGCTGGAATTCTCGGCATAGGCATTGGTAGACATGTAAAATCCGCGCGCGCCGTTCTTGAACGTGAAGTTCGCGACGGCAGTGTCCTCGACCTCGATGTCATAATCTGTGATGTTCGACAGGCTGGCTTTGCAGCGGTCTATTTCCCCGCCCAAAACCCGCATCAGATCCAGCGTATGGATGGCTTGGTTGATGATCGATCCTCCGCCAGCAAATTCCATCTGGCCGCGCCATGGTTTGGTTGTGTAATAGGTTTCAGGACGATGCCAAGCCACCAAGCCTTTGACCGCCGTCACTGCCCCGACATTTTCGTTCGCGAGCAATTTTTTGAGTTCCAAAAACGTTTCGTTGTAGCGATTTTGGAAACACACGCCGATTTTCTTGTTGCTTCCCTCTGCCAAGGCGAGCGTCTTCAAGCCTTCTTCATAATCCAAGGCTAAGGGCTTTTCCTGGAAAACATGCACGCCTTTTTCGATGCAGCGTTTCGTGATCGGATAATGCAAATAGTGCGGCAAGCAGATATGTACAACATCCAAATCCTCTTTTTCCAACATCGTCTCTACGTCTGTGTAAAAAGGCACATCAGGATATTTGGTCTTCAAGGCTTCATTTACGTCGCAGACTGCAACCAATTCACCGTTGTCGCTGGCGTCGATAGCATATTTGTGGACAGGCGATACATCGCCTAATCCGATTATTGCCGCTCTTAACATCTCTGATCACGTCTCTTTCTTATTTTCTTGTTTCGAATTTTCCTTCTTCAGCGATGCGTTTGTTCAATTCAGCCAAATATTGATCGCCATCCACGTTGTAATCTACCTCTTTGTCCAACCATGAAGATAAATGCATTGCGTTCGCTAACGTAACGCCGTTGATGCCTTCTCTGCCGTTGGCCAATAATGGCGCGCCATTTACGACATGGTCAGCGAAGTTATTCAAGACATCGATATGTTGTTGTCCAAAAACAGTCGTGAATTCTTCTTCTGTTTCGGTAACGTATTGAGCCATATCCACTTGTCCCATGAAAATTTTCATAACATCTGACATATCCATCTTCTCAGAAAGTTCCGCTTCCGGTGCAGTTAATTGTTTCACGATCAATTTTTTGGAATCCTCAACGACGATTTTCCCTTTTGTGCCAAAGATTTCAAAACGGTCTGTACCGACCAAATCATTCGTGCACGTGATGAATGAACCTGTTGCTCCGTTGCCGAAGTCCAACAATGCGTTCACTTCATTTTCAACTACGATCTCACGGCCAACGCCGTATTGCAATTTCGCGAAAACTTTTTCAGGTTTGCCGCAGATCCATTGCAATAAGTCCAATTGGTGAGGAGCTTGGTTTACTAAGACGCCGCCGCCTTCGCCACCCCACGTTGCGCGCCATGCGCTTTGGTTGTAGTAACCTTGTGGTCTCCACCAAGTAGTGATGATCCAAGTAGCGCGTTGCAGATCACCGATTGCTTTATCGTCCATCAATTGTTTAACTTTTTGGTAAAGTGGATTCGTACGTTGGTTGAAGAAAATAGCGAAAGTAGATTCCGGATTTTCATCGGCCGCAGCGATCAAACGTTCAACTTCTTTTGTATAAACACCGGCTGGTTTTTCACCCAACAAATGGATGCCGCGTTTCAATGCGTCAATACCGATCACACAGTGGTCATAGTGGGGAACAGTTGTAACGATTGCGTTGACTACACCTGATTCCAACATATCCATATAGTTATCGAAGAATGGTAGTCCTGGGAAATCAGCAGCCACTTTTTCTTTTTTAGCAGGATCATTGTCGCAGATTGCAACCAACTCGATGTTGTCGTTCAAACGCTCATCGTTGTTCTTGAAGAACCCTGCGTACATGCCGCCTTCTGCACCATAACCAATAATTCCTAATTTCACTTTTTCTGTCATTCTCATCATTCTCCTTTTTGTATGTTGATTCTATTGTTTTTTCTGTAATTACTGGGTGTACTGCCGATGTTCTGTTTGAAATATCTGCTGAAATGGGCATCGCTTTCAAAACCGCATTCGCCGGAAATCATTTTGATGGATTTGGATGGTTCCATCAATAATGCCGTGCATGCTTGTGACAACCGATATCCCATCGCATAAGCCATGATGGTCTTTCCTGTTATTTCTTTGAAAGCATGGGACAAATAAGATTTGCTCAAATTAAGGGTATTCGCGATATCATCGATATTGAACGAGTCACGGTAATGCCTGAAAATGTATTCCGAAACTTTCTCCGCTATCTGCGTTTTTTCATCGACATAGGACTGTCCTTTTTCTACGATCTTATCCGTTGAAGAATCTATCATCAGAAGCAACTGGACTAAAGACAGTTTGCGTTTCGCTTCATTTGCATAGGATTTGTCCA is a window from the Trichococcus shcherbakoviae genome containing:
- a CDS encoding AraC family transcriptional regulator, with translation MTRIIEKLLIGYHVKGQAYALDFHTHPQYEIFLFHGGNCRFLVGNKIYYLQPGDLLMMDGMTVHRAYVIGDKDAYERSIVHFDADWIAPLLNDLNIDYILRFFTENRDGLIRTFRKKDELLLENAIREMNHLQQLDKSYANEAKRKLSLVQLLLMIDSSTDKIVEKGQSYVDEKTQIAEKVSEYIFRHYRDSFNIDDIANTLNLSKSYLSHAFKEITGKTIMAYAMGYRLSQACTALLMEPSKSIKMISGECGFESDAHFSRYFKQNIGSTPSNYRKNNRINIQKGE
- a CDS encoding Gfo/Idh/MocA family oxidoreductase, translating into MLRAAIIGLGDVSPVHKYAIDASDNGELVAVCDVNEALKTKYPDVPFYTDVETMLEKEDLDVVHICLPHYLHYPITKRCIEKGVHVFQEKPLALDYEEGLKTLALAEGSNKKIGVCFQNRYNETFLELKKLLANENVGAVTAVKGLVAWHRPETYYTTKPWRGQMEFAGGGSIINQAIHTLDLMRVLGGEIDRCKASLSNITDYDIEVEDTAVANFTFKNGARGFYMSTNAYAENSSVELQVITERAKFTIKDNCLYRSNSSGEKELHLQDTPMQGTKFYYGPSHSALIQRFYNAIEADTDDYVTVREALPAMLMIDAMKASSKEKRTIEMEEIIHG
- a CDS encoding Gfo/Idh/MocA family protein, producing MTEKVKLGIIGYGAEGGMYAGFFKNNDERLNDNIELVAICDNDPAKKEKVAADFPGLPFFDNYMDMLESGVVNAIVTTVPHYDHCVIGIDALKRGIHLLGEKPAGVYTKEVERLIAAADENPESTFAIFFNQRTNPLYQKVKQLMDDKAIGDLQRATWIITTWWRPQGYYNQSAWRATWGGEGGGVLVNQAPHQLDLLQWICGKPEKVFAKLQYGVGREIVVENEVNALLDFGNGATGSFITCTNDLVGTDRFEIFGTKGKIVVEDSKKLIVKQLTAPEAELSEKMDMSDVMKIFMGQVDMAQYVTETEEEFTTVFGQQHIDVLNNFADHVVNGAPLLANGREGINGVTLANAMHLSSWLDKEVDYNVDGDQYLAELNKRIAEEGKFETRK